From a region of the uncultured Desulfatiglans sp. genome:
- a CDS encoding hypothetical protein (Evidence 5 : Unknown function), producing MSTMDAHQRPQQDERFYEDYDSISIKELILTIWGFRRWIVILGFAATLLVVAVGAVLYLSQEKYPVTKLSFQLEFDSAEKGQYPNGTPFSSSDILVTPVLKEVYQTNDLQKYMSFSNFKGSLSVIQRNDELRLLEYRYAAKLEDRKLSVEQRERLEAEFREKKKSLMTANYELVFAGDESITPLPPTLRAKVLNDLLSTWAEYAQSVKGVTQYDIALVSRDILRPEDIETEDYPVVMDMLRSTLKRVLDDIDKVMKVPGASVFRLPESGLSLLDLRYRTLDIESYRLNPMLAIVGAAWASGNGRHTGEYLRHRITELKMKAQDADARIKVYEKALKTYVQGGGIDAVGNEIAGALQGAPPGAGVQPFGSNVMPQIGESFLDNLISMVKANLDIEFRRSLTQKIIEVGLEKARIDSDLNYYAQILKNIEDAEKLGAGKLAADGARQEIRRSIAAIYDNLMQTISQIRTIYEGLSQANLNAASTLYSLTKPVYFTVEKALTTQRLIPYLVVAWVLLQGCILLGVLIASAFMKPGGKQPATA from the coding sequence TTGAGTACGATGGATGCACATCAGCGGCCGCAGCAGGACGAACGGTTTTACGAAGACTATGACAGCATTTCCATCAAGGAACTGATCCTCACCATCTGGGGGTTCAGAAGGTGGATCGTGATCCTGGGGTTTGCAGCGACCTTGCTGGTCGTGGCGGTGGGCGCGGTCCTTTACCTCTCGCAGGAGAAGTATCCGGTCACCAAGCTGTCCTTTCAACTGGAGTTCGACAGCGCGGAAAAGGGGCAGTACCCGAACGGAACGCCGTTCAGTTCATCGGACATTCTGGTGACGCCGGTGCTGAAAGAGGTCTACCAGACCAACGACCTCCAAAAATACATGAGTTTTTCGAACTTCAAAGGATCACTGTCGGTCATCCAGCGAAACGACGAATTGCGGCTCCTCGAGTACCGCTATGCCGCCAAGCTGGAGGATCGCAAACTTTCCGTGGAGCAGAGGGAGCGCCTCGAGGCCGAATTCCGCGAAAAGAAGAAGAGCCTGATGACCGCCAACTACGAGCTTGTGTTCGCCGGGGATGAATCCATTACACCCTTACCGCCGACACTGCGGGCGAAGGTCCTGAACGATCTGTTGAGCACGTGGGCGGAGTACGCCCAATCGGTCAAGGGAGTCACCCAGTACGATATCGCGCTGGTCTCGAGAGACATTCTCCGCCCCGAGGACATCGAGACCGAGGATTATCCCGTGGTCATGGACATGCTCCGGTCCACACTCAAGCGTGTGCTCGACGACATCGACAAGGTCATGAAGGTCCCCGGCGCTTCGGTTTTCCGACTGCCCGAAAGCGGTCTGTCGCTGCTCGATCTGCGCTACCGCACCCTCGACATCGAAAGCTACCGGCTCAATCCCATGCTCGCCATCGTGGGGGCGGCCTGGGCAAGCGGGAACGGACGACACACCGGGGAGTATCTCCGGCACCGGATCACCGAACTCAAAATGAAGGCCCAGGACGCCGACGCGCGCATCAAGGTCTATGAGAAGGCGCTAAAAACCTACGTTCAAGGGGGCGGCATCGACGCCGTCGGCAACGAGATCGCGGGGGCCTTGCAGGGGGCGCCTCCCGGCGCCGGCGTGCAGCCGTTCGGATCGAACGTCATGCCGCAGATCGGAGAATCCTTCCTCGACAATCTCATCAGCATGGTCAAAGCGAACCTGGACATCGAGTTTCGGCGAAGCCTGACGCAGAAGATCATCGAGGTCGGCCTGGAAAAGGCCAGGATCGACTCGGACCTGAACTACTATGCGCAGATACTGAAAAACATCGAGGATGCGGAAAAACTCGGGGCCGGGAAGCTTGCCGCCGACGGGGCACGGCAGGAGATCCGAAGGAGCATCGCAGCGATCTACGACAACCTCATGCAGACCATCAGCCAGATCAGGACCATCTACGAGGGGTTGAGCCAGGCCAACCTCAATGCGGCCAGCACCCTCTACAGCCTGACCAAGCCGGTCTATTTCACGGTCGAGAAGGCGCTGACGACCCAGAGGCTGATCCCCTACCTCGTGGTCGCCTGGGTGCTGCTCCAAGGCTGCATCCTGCTGGGCGTCCTGATCGCCAGTGCTTTTATGAAACCCGGGGGAAAACAGCCGGCAACGGCATAG
- the fdhB gene encoding Formate dehydrogenase subunit beta: protein MDGKAMLIDTTRCTGCRACQVACKSWNRNGADRSSNRGGHQNPADLDGQTFKLVRFKERPAEAPDSTPAWYFFSDQCRHCLSPDCKDAIEGYVSGGVIQDSETGAVVYTEKARQAAFQDVRDVCPYDIPRRTADGRIVKCTFCIDRISNGLLPVCAAACPTGAIRFGDRDEILRLGHARVDALKPACPKTRLLDEDYVRVIFLVVDDPQRYHENAVARVNHGLTRSLALRRILRSLLS from the coding sequence ATGGATGGGAAGGCTATGCTGATCGATACGACCCGCTGCACCGGGTGCCGAGCCTGCCAGGTCGCCTGCAAGAGCTGGAACCGTAACGGCGCCGACCGTTCATCCAACCGCGGCGGCCATCAAAACCCGGCCGACCTGGACGGCCAGACCTTCAAACTGGTGCGCTTCAAGGAGCGTCCCGCCGAGGCGCCCGACAGCACGCCCGCCTGGTACTTCTTTTCGGACCAGTGCCGCCACTGCCTCTCACCGGACTGCAAGGACGCGATCGAAGGGTATGTCTCGGGCGGCGTGATCCAGGACTCGGAGACCGGCGCCGTGGTCTACACGGAAAAGGCCCGTCAGGCGGCATTTCAGGATGTCCGGGACGTCTGCCCCTACGACATCCCCCGCCGGACCGCCGACGGGCGCATCGTCAAGTGCACCTTCTGCATCGACCGCATCTCCAACGGTCTGCTCCCTGTCTGCGCGGCCGCCTGCCCCACGGGCGCGATCCGCTTCGGTGACCGGGACGAGATCCTCCGCCTGGGCCACGCACGCGTCGACGCCCTCAAACCGGCTTGCCCCAAGACCCGCCTCCTCGATGAAGACTACGTCCGCGTGATCTTCCTCGTCGTCGACGACCCTCAAAGATACCACGAAAACGCCGTCGCCCGAGTCAACCACGGCCTCACCCGCAGCCTCGCCCTCCGCCGCATCCTGCGGTCTCTCTTGAGTTGA